In the genome of Planctomycetota bacterium, one region contains:
- a CDS encoding type II toxin-antitoxin system HicB family antitoxin gives MPKRRFTAAVHREGDLYVALCPELDVASQGATLDEARANLAEAVRLFLESASRSEVADRLHGEVYVTPFEVETTVG, from the coding sequence CGACGTTTCACCGCAGCCGTTCACCGCGAGGGCGACCTGTACGTCGCCCTGTGTCCGGAGTTGGATGTGGCGAGCCAAGGGGCGACCCTGGACGAGGCCCGCGCGAATCTCGCGGAGGCCGTCCGCCTGTTTCTGGAGAGCGCGAGCCGCAGCGAGGTTGCCGACCGCCTTCACGGGGAAGTGTACGTGACGCCGTTCGAGGTGGAGACGACGGTGGGGTAA